A genomic segment from Polyangium mundeleinium encodes:
- a CDS encoding serine/threonine protein kinase has translation MSNPAENIKPGTVIADRYRVVRQLGRGGMGSVFLVEHVHTDEQLALKILHSAVISDAVALERFRREARTPARINSDHVVRVTDADIAANLNGAPFLVMEYLRGEDLDQRIERVGPIPPTDVVLYLRQAARALDKAHALGIVHRDLKPENLFLTTREDGTPCIKILDFGIAKLTGEASRELVRAAATTTGQIFGTPLFMSPEQAKGESSKICGQTDVWALGLIAHRLLTARDIWTAETITHLIAQIAYEPMPVPSEHGAPFGHDYDDWFAVCCARDVKKRYASAGEAVTALAKSLGVIETFPGPGSGPDRITGRFIIDSKLLTPPASTAAASTLSASQLTLLGDPPPTDPAPPMLTPQETQRKSSAGPLTLTGMKLGTAPSRKTRVLRAAAVALLVGASFGGAVLWFLRPPMMSADDPSMRPASPDGKSTAPPLLVTVVPINDTQHTVMNPTPSPSSTSAHTQIADAGVGDAAPTATTRPPFPHPTATTTYPFKGTVGPRNNKPFDPLSGRH, from the coding sequence GTGAGTAACCCCGCCGAGAACATCAAGCCCGGCACCGTGATCGCCGATCGGTACCGCGTCGTGCGCCAGCTCGGGCGCGGCGGCATGGGCTCGGTGTTTCTCGTTGAGCACGTCCACACGGACGAACAGCTCGCCCTCAAGATCCTGCACTCGGCCGTGATCTCGGACGCCGTGGCGCTCGAGCGCTTCCGCCGCGAGGCGCGTACGCCGGCGCGGATCAACAGCGATCACGTGGTTCGCGTGACCGACGCGGACATCGCGGCGAACCTGAACGGCGCGCCCTTCCTCGTGATGGAGTACCTGCGCGGCGAGGACCTCGATCAGCGCATCGAGCGCGTGGGTCCGATCCCGCCGACCGACGTGGTCCTCTACCTCCGGCAGGCGGCCCGCGCGCTCGACAAAGCCCACGCCCTCGGCATCGTCCACCGCGATCTCAAGCCCGAGAACCTGTTTCTCACGACGCGCGAGGACGGCACGCCCTGCATCAAGATCCTCGACTTCGGCATCGCCAAACTCACGGGCGAGGCCTCGCGCGAGCTCGTCCGCGCGGCCGCGACCACGACGGGCCAGATCTTCGGCACGCCGCTCTTCATGTCGCCCGAGCAAGCGAAAGGCGAGTCGTCGAAGATTTGTGGTCAAACGGATGTGTGGGCTCTCGGGCTCATCGCGCACCGCCTCCTCACGGCCCGCGACATCTGGACGGCCGAGACGATCACCCACTTGATCGCGCAGATCGCGTACGAGCCGATGCCCGTGCCGAGCGAGCACGGCGCGCCCTTCGGCCACGACTACGACGACTGGTTCGCCGTGTGCTGCGCGCGCGACGTGAAGAAACGTTACGCCTCGGCCGGCGAGGCGGTCACCGCGCTCGCGAAGTCGCTCGGCGTGATCGAGACGTTCCCGGGCCCGGGAAGCGGGCCGGATCGGATCACCGGGCGCTTCATCATCGACTCGAAGCTCCTCACCCCGCCCGCGTCCACGGCAGCAGCCTCGACGCTCAGCGCTTCGCAGCTCACCCTGCTCGGCGATCCTCCGCCCACCGATCCCGCGCCGCCCATGCTCACGCCGCAGGAGACGCAGCGGAAGAGCTCCGCGGGGCCGCTCACGCTCACGGGCATGAAGCTCGGCACCGCGCCGTCGCGGAAAACCAGGGTTCTTCGCGCCGCGGCCGTCGCGCTCCTCGTGGGCGCGTCGTTTGGAGGCGCGGTGCTCTGGTTCCTGCGTCCTCCGATGATGAGCGCGGACGACCCGAGCATGCGGCCCGCCTCGCCCGACGGGAAGTCGACCGCGCCTCCGCTGCTGGTCACGGTCGTGCCGATCAACGACACGCAGCACACTGTCATGAACCCGACGCCGTCGCCCTCGTCCACGTCGGCGCACACGCAGATCGCGGACGCGGGGGTGGGGGACGCTGCGCCCACGGCGACCACGAGACCGCCATTTCCCCACCCTACCGCGACGACGACCTACCCGTTCAAGGGAACCGTGGGTCCGCGCAACAACAAGCCGTTCGATCCGCTCTCGGGGCGGCACTGA
- a CDS encoding sulfatase-like hydrolase/transferase, translating to MTKTGWTMRLGEACVLALAVAAFSAVPTALRTSGAGGTLLDGLLVGTAALLPVVTLSIVLLRAAGRGLRGVIGAGAGPTAALGIALWVGLALPALAVLAGLLKALTHHRGLGGATFGVLGAFVVVACALVARRMVEAGQGLVARGVRPLYVAAGGAVVSVLPLLVVAAWLYRASGGAGTASVSAALVDLAIAVLATALVASIELSDKLLKLASAFGVPFAAVVMIAASARLESSPPLGRAVQAGGGLAATMLSALERWTDRDGDGMGAHFGGGDCDEGDPRRHPGAEDVPGDGIDQDCSGADTPRAEPPTKAPASAQPPSSASPALAPAPAPSAPAAGKNLDPSRPDILLITLDTVRADHTSMYGYDQKTTPHLEELAAKGVVFEHAYATGSDTQRALAPLVSGKPLSQTPHNRREWPTLADEIDTVAERMKRAGYATAAVVSFTWLSEDRGFAQGFDRFEPVYREEHPERSVTGALATRAALSVLEDLGKKDAPIFLWIHLFDAHERYLEHAGLRFGRGQPGLYDGEIAFVDKQIGQIAAFVSKWSRASRVAWVVHGSHGEGFDEHGEKGHGSELYEEMIRVPLVVALPGGRPGRYSEGAVSMLDVAPTVLALGNAPLDGVSGISLLPHARLEADAPRRPPVLAYASKRVALIDWPLKLIVIERKKQNRNFLFDLGADPRETKDLSADRPDDVAKLVKLASEIAPSP from the coding sequence ATGACGAAAACCGGCTGGACGATGCGCCTCGGGGAGGCGTGCGTGCTCGCGCTCGCGGTCGCGGCTTTCTCGGCCGTGCCCACCGCGCTCCGGACGAGCGGCGCGGGCGGGACGCTCCTCGATGGCTTGCTCGTGGGAACGGCGGCGCTCCTGCCCGTCGTCACGCTCTCCATCGTGCTCCTGCGCGCCGCGGGGCGCGGCCTGCGGGGCGTGATCGGCGCGGGCGCCGGGCCCACGGCGGCGCTCGGGATCGCGTTATGGGTCGGCCTCGCGCTCCCGGCGCTCGCGGTCCTCGCGGGGCTGCTGAAGGCCCTCACGCACCATCGTGGCCTCGGCGGCGCCACGTTCGGCGTGCTCGGCGCGTTCGTCGTCGTCGCCTGCGCCCTCGTCGCGCGTCGCATGGTCGAGGCCGGCCAGGGGCTCGTCGCGCGCGGCGTTCGCCCGCTCTACGTCGCGGCAGGCGGCGCCGTCGTTTCGGTCCTGCCGCTCCTCGTCGTCGCGGCTTGGCTCTACCGCGCGTCGGGCGGCGCCGGCACGGCGTCCGTGAGCGCGGCGCTCGTCGACCTCGCGATCGCCGTCCTCGCGACCGCGCTCGTCGCCTCGATCGAGCTCAGCGACAAACTCCTCAAGCTCGCCTCCGCGTTCGGCGTCCCGTTCGCGGCGGTCGTCATGATCGCGGCCTCGGCGCGCCTCGAATCGTCCCCGCCGCTCGGTCGCGCGGTGCAGGCGGGCGGCGGCCTCGCGGCGACGATGCTCTCGGCCCTCGAGCGCTGGACCGATCGCGACGGCGACGGCATGGGCGCGCATTTCGGCGGCGGCGATTGCGACGAAGGGGATCCGCGCCGCCACCCCGGCGCCGAGGACGTGCCCGGCGACGGCATCGATCAGGACTGCAGCGGCGCCGACACGCCGCGCGCCGAGCCGCCGACGAAGGCACCCGCCTCCGCACAGCCCCCGTCCTCGGCATCGCCCGCGCTTGCGCCTGCGCCGGCACCGTCCGCGCCCGCGGCGGGAAAAAACCTCGATCCTTCACGCCCGGACATCCTGCTCATCACGCTCGACACCGTGCGCGCCGATCATACGAGCATGTACGGGTACGACCAGAAGACCACGCCGCACCTCGAAGAGCTCGCCGCGAAGGGCGTCGTCTTCGAGCACGCGTATGCCACGGGCAGCGACACCCAGCGCGCGCTCGCGCCGCTCGTCTCGGGAAAACCCCTCTCGCAGACCCCGCACAACCGCCGCGAGTGGCCCACGCTGGCCGATGAAATCGACACGGTCGCCGAGCGCATGAAGCGGGCGGGGTACGCGACGGCCGCGGTCGTCTCGTTCACGTGGCTCAGCGAGGATCGTGGCTTCGCGCAGGGCTTCGATCGGTTCGAGCCCGTCTATCGCGAAGAGCACCCTGAGCGCAGCGTCACCGGCGCGCTCGCCACGCGCGCGGCCCTCTCCGTCCTCGAAGACCTCGGCAAGAAGGACGCGCCGATCTTCCTCTGGATCCACCTCTTCGACGCGCACGAGCGGTACCTCGAACACGCGGGCCTGCGCTTCGGCCGGGGCCAACCGGGCCTCTACGACGGCGAGATCGCCTTCGTCGACAAGCAGATCGGGCAGATCGCGGCGTTCGTCTCGAAGTGGAGCCGCGCCTCGCGCGTCGCGTGGGTCGTCCACGGCTCCCACGGCGAGGGCTTCGACGAGCACGGCGAGAAGGGGCACGGCTCCGAGCTCTACGAAGAGATGATCCGCGTGCCCCTCGTCGTCGCCTTGCCGGGAGGACGTCCTGGTCGATATTCCGAAGGCGCGGTCAGCATGCTCGACGTCGCTCCCACGGTGCTCGCCCTGGGCAATGCCCCGCTGGATGGCGTTTCGGGCATCTCGCTCCTGCCCCACGCGCGCCTCGAAGCGGATGCGCCGCGTCGTCCTCCTGTGCTCGCGTATGCCTCGAAGCGGGTCGCCTTGATCGATTGGCCGCTGAAGCTCATTGTGATCGAGCGCAAGAAACAGAACCGCAACTTCCTCTTCGATCTCGGGGCCGACCCGCGCGAGACGAAAGACCTCTCGGCCGACCGTCCGGACGATGTGGCCAAGCTCGTGAAGCTCGCCTCCGAGATTGCACCATCCCCCTAG
- a CDS encoding guanine deaminase: protein MKRAFRGRIMTACSGGEGLRYLDDGILVLGEDGRIEAVEPWTGPPNGVLVRDVRPSLLVPGFVDAHLHYPQTRVIGSATGPLLPWLERTVFPEEARFLDERHASAVAAELTQRLAAAGTTTAVLYSSSNPTATRVLFEALARSGHRAFAGLTLMDQHCPEPLRVDADHALAACAELVRAYHGHDRGRLSFVITPRFAPTCSRALLEGAGRLAQDHGLFVQTHVSENPDECRAALAVHPFAKDYLDIYDRTGLLGERTLLAHAIHLSPDEWDRIRERGARIAHCSDSNFFLGSGRMRLADARARSIPVALGTDVAAGRTFDVRRMMSSTYDNAMCLGDPITPEDLFRLGTLGGAEVLGIARETGSLEAGKDADFCVIELPAYVQEANDVLARIVFSSDTTPVRETYVRGKRVVGG from the coding sequence ATGAAGCGAGCATTTCGCGGCAGGATCATGACCGCGTGTTCGGGCGGCGAGGGCCTCCGGTACCTCGACGACGGCATCCTCGTGCTCGGCGAAGATGGCCGCATCGAGGCCGTCGAGCCCTGGACCGGACCTCCGAACGGCGTCCTCGTGCGCGACGTTCGTCCGTCGCTCCTCGTGCCCGGGTTCGTCGACGCGCACCTGCATTACCCGCAGACCCGCGTCATCGGCAGCGCCACGGGCCCGCTCTTGCCGTGGCTCGAACGCACCGTCTTCCCCGAGGAAGCGCGCTTCCTCGACGAGCGCCACGCCTCGGCTGTCGCCGCCGAGCTCACGCAGCGGCTCGCGGCGGCAGGCACCACCACCGCTGTCCTTTATTCGAGCTCGAACCCCACGGCCACGCGTGTCCTCTTCGAGGCCCTCGCGCGGAGCGGCCATCGCGCCTTCGCAGGCCTGACCCTCATGGATCAGCATTGCCCCGAGCCTCTCCGCGTCGACGCGGATCACGCGCTCGCCGCGTGCGCCGAGCTCGTCCGCGCCTACCATGGCCATGATCGCGGTCGCCTCTCCTTCGTGATCACCCCGCGCTTCGCGCCCACCTGCTCGCGCGCCTTGCTCGAAGGCGCGGGCCGGCTCGCCCAGGATCACGGCCTGTTCGTCCAGACGCACGTCTCGGAGAACCCGGACGAGTGCCGCGCGGCGCTCGCCGTGCACCCGTTCGCCAAGGATTACCTCGACATCTACGACCGCACGGGCCTCCTCGGCGAGCGCACGCTCCTCGCGCACGCCATTCACTTGTCGCCGGACGAATGGGATCGGATCCGCGAACGCGGCGCGCGCATCGCGCATTGCTCCGATTCTAACTTTTTCCTCGGCAGCGGCCGCATGCGCCTCGCCGACGCCCGCGCCCGCTCGATCCCCGTCGCGCTCGGCACCGACGTCGCCGCGGGCCGCACCTTCGACGTGCGCCGCATGATGTCCTCCACGTACGACAATGCGATGTGCCTCGGTGATCCGATCACCCCCGAGGACCTCTTCCGTCTCGGCACGCTCGGCGGCGCGGAGGTGCTCGGTATTGCGCGCGAGACCGGCAGCCTGGAGGCGGGCAAGGACGCTGACTTCTGCGTGATCGAGCTCCCGGCTTACGTGCAGGAGGCGAACGACGTGCTCGCCCGGATCGTGTTCAGCAGCGATACGACGCCCGTGCGCGAGACGTACGTGCGGGGGAAGCGCGTCGTGGGTGGGTGA
- a CDS encoding SUMF1/EgtB/PvdO family nonheme iron enzyme, giving the protein MPAETSSPPPAAPPPEPTPRGSRTVHALVGASVLACVVASAVGVVKFAAKQELPLSLAFGAIRGIVPRKPTHEWRLVGGKHWQIVAPSAEPTETTDMLEANRGACPGGMVEVKGTMKVDPSATAAYDGKSVEELQKKTCTKWINRDYPERCAEFDRDQWLTLSKELPTKPMHFCMDRFEYPNRKGDYPVIMVNFHEATELCAEQGKRLCDENEWTFACEGEEAQPYPYGYVRDTEACVIDNKWRPYNERAMQPRDGLAAMNELDRLWQGVPSGSRPRCKSPFGLYDMTGNVDEWTRNVRTWEAHASILKGGYWGPVRTRCRPSTRSHDENHTFYQQGFRCCAAVGTTLEAKSFNADPAVAPLPRELK; this is encoded by the coding sequence ATGCCCGCAGAAACCTCGTCCCCGCCGCCTGCCGCCCCCCCTCCGGAGCCGACCCCGCGCGGATCACGCACGGTTCATGCCCTCGTGGGCGCGAGCGTGCTCGCGTGCGTCGTCGCTTCCGCCGTGGGCGTCGTCAAGTTCGCCGCCAAGCAGGAGCTGCCGCTCTCGCTCGCGTTCGGCGCGATCCGCGGCATCGTCCCGCGCAAGCCCACGCACGAGTGGCGCCTCGTCGGGGGCAAGCACTGGCAGATCGTCGCGCCTTCCGCCGAGCCGACCGAGACCACAGACATGCTCGAAGCGAACCGCGGCGCCTGTCCGGGCGGCATGGTCGAGGTGAAGGGCACGATGAAGGTCGACCCCTCGGCGACGGCCGCCTACGACGGCAAGTCGGTCGAGGAGCTGCAGAAGAAGACCTGCACGAAGTGGATCAACCGCGACTACCCCGAGCGCTGCGCCGAGTTCGACCGGGACCAGTGGCTCACGCTCTCGAAGGAGCTGCCCACGAAGCCCATGCATTTTTGCATGGATCGCTTCGAGTACCCGAACCGGAAGGGCGACTATCCGGTCATCATGGTGAACTTCCACGAGGCGACCGAGCTCTGCGCCGAGCAGGGCAAGCGCCTCTGCGACGAGAACGAATGGACGTTCGCCTGCGAGGGTGAAGAGGCGCAGCCCTATCCGTACGGCTACGTGCGCGACACCGAGGCGTGCGTCATCGACAACAAGTGGCGCCCCTACAACGAGCGCGCCATGCAGCCCCGCGACGGCCTCGCCGCCATGAACGAGCTCGACCGCCTCTGGCAGGGCGTCCCCTCGGGCTCGCGTCCGCGGTGCAAGAGCCCGTTCGGCCTCTACGACATGACCGGCAACGTCGACGAGTGGACCCGGAACGTCCGGACCTGGGAGGCCCACGCCTCCATCCTGAAGGGCGGCTACTGGGGCCCGGTGCGCACGCGGTGCCGGCCCTCCACGCGCTCGCACGACGAGAACCACACGTTCTACCAGCAGGGCTTCCGCTGCTGCGCCGCTGTCGGGACCACCCTCGAAGCCAAGAGCTTCAACGCGGATCCCGCCGTCGCGCCCCTGCCGCGGGAGCTCAAGTGA